In the Nicotiana tabacum cultivar K326 chromosome 16, ASM71507v2, whole genome shotgun sequence genome, one interval contains:
- the LOC107828664 gene encoding putative pumilio homolog 8, chloroplastic, with translation MYRGEEKEKMKGAEEMLRMMMIKENVSYLHQNHQYDHQTTMGFSPSGSSSSFSGTGFGLYGDDSVDSRNVFDHQNINQGEGGVVDITNTTSGWSNMLFHEQNFDNHVDIGDLSKRFNYGVNINATRNFGHDFCDFLKSGELLGGQKNYLYDSMGSFCSINKLPVNPLSNDLCFQKEQIDYTNLCNMNRPSSNVSLGYSEQCGFNDVGVDSSLFSSLHGINPSRMGLNSECDCSILKQQRAKSIPTTNIVNHPLSPLPYSRSHESEDSFIIQGECLKYASEQRSLKGHKKKSRNEIKMERLQEKKPARNSLLHNGLGDTEFQVRGVSKNGLASRDDASLTRSEPNYVYLAAKDQLGCRYLQRIFDEGTSEDVQIIFNGIIHNIFELMKDPFGNYLVQKLLTVCSDEQRMQFVLMVTDNPGELVKTSKTTHGTRVVQKLIETMKTRLEISLAIRALQPGILNLMMDVNGNHVVQRCLHCLSKDHNKLIFDVAAKHCIDIATHRYGCCVLNKCITYSTGKQREKLLVGICSNGLKLAQDPFGNYVVQFIIELNIASAAAMLLSQFDGHYVYLSRQKFGSHVVEKFLKCVEESRSRIINELVSEPHFDQLLQDPFANYVIQSALGVTKGSVRALLLQAVRPHMLLLRTSPYCKKIFSRRLLKK, from the exons ATGTATAGAggtgaagaaaaggaaaaaatgaaggGTGCTGAAGAAAtgctgaggatgatgatgatTAAGGAGAACGTTTCATATTTGCATCAAAATCATCAATATGATCATCAAACAACGATGGGGTTTTCGCCGTCGGGTTCAAGTTCTTCGTTTTCTGGTACTGGGTTTGGTTTATATGGTGATGATTCAGTGGATTCTCGGAATGTATTTGATCATCAGAATATTAATCAAGGAGAAGGAGGAGTAGTTGATATTACTAATACTACTTCTGGTTGGTCTAACATGCTTTTTCACGAACAGAATTTTGATAACCATGTTGACATAGGTGATCTGTCTAAGAGATTTAATTATGGGGTGAACATCAATGCAACACGAAATTTTGGTCatgatttttgtgattttctaaAGTCAGGAGAATTATTAGGTGGACAGAAAAATTATTTGTATGATTCAATGGGGTCTTTTTGTAGTATTAACAAACTTCCTGTTAATCCTCTGTCCAATGACCTCTGTTTTCAAAAAGAGCAAATTGATTATACTAACTTGTGTAACATGAATAGGCCTAGTAGTAATGTGAGTCTTGGATACTCAGAGCAGTGTGGATTTAATGATGTTGGTGTTGATAGTAGTTTGTTTAGTTCATTGCATGGCATAAACCCAAGCAGGATGGGATTAAATTCAGAATGTGATTGTTCCATTTTAAAGCAGCAAAGGGCTAAATCAATACCTACTACTAACATAGTGAATCACCCTCTTTCCCCATTgccatattcaagaagccatgagAGTGAAGATAGCTTCATTATTCAAGGGGAATGTTTAAAATATGCTTCTGAACAGAGAAGTTTAAAGGGTCACAAGAAAAAATCGCGGAATGAGATAAAAATGGAAAGGTTGCAAGAGAAGAAACCAGCAAGAAATAGCTTATTGCATAATGGTTTAGGGGACACAGAATTCCAAGTAAGAGGAGTTAGTAAAAATGGTTTGGCCTCAAGGGATGATGCTAGTCTTACGCGTTCGGAACCAAACTATGTGTATTTGGCAGCTAAAGATCAGCTGGGGTGTAGGTATTTACAGAGGATATTTGATGAAGGGACCTCAGAAGATGTTCAGATAATATTCAATGGCATCATTCATAATATCTTTGAGCTAATGAAGGATCCATTCGGGAACTATCTCGTGCAGAAATTATTGACTGTTTGTAGTGATGAGCAAAGAATGCAGTTTGTGCTTATGGTGACTGATAATCCAGGAGAGCTTGTGAAAACATCCAAGACAACGCACGG GACCCGTGTTGTGCAAAAGTTAATTGAGACAATGAAGACCAGGCTGGAAATTTCATTAGCTATAAGGGCACTTCAACCTGGTATTCTTAATCTCATGATGGATGTAAATGGAAATCATGTGGTTCAGCGTTGCTTGCATTGTTTAAGCAAGGATCATAACAAG CTTATTTTTGATGTTGCGGCTAAACATTGTATTGATATTGCAACACATCGTTATGGATGCTGTGTGCTGAACAAATGCATCACTTATTCAACTGGGAAGCAGCGCGAGAAGTTGCTTGTTGGGATTTGTTCTAATGGGCTTAAGCTTGCTCAAGATCCTTTTGG GAATTATGTTGTTCAATTCATAATAGAGTTAAATATAGCCTCTGCTGCAGCCATGTTGCTCTCTCAGTTTGATGGCCATTATGTATACCTCTCAAGGCAAAAGTTTGGCAGTCATGTTGTTGAAAAGTTCCTAAAATGTGTTGAAGAAAGCAGGTCGAGAATCATCAATGAGTTAGTCTCAGAGCCTCATTTTGATCAGTTGCTGCAAGATCCTTTTGCTAACTATGTGATTCAGTCTGCACTTGGCGTTACTAAG GGATCCGTTCGAGCTTTGCTGCTTCAAGCTGTGAGGCCTCACATGCTTCTCCTGCGCACGAGTCCATACTGCAAGAAGATCTTCTCTCGGCGACTATTAAAAAAGTAA
- the LOC107828666 gene encoding annexin D1-like, producing the protein MASLTVPAEVPSVAEDCEQLRSAFKGWGTNEKLIISILAHRNAAQRKLIQQTYAETFGEDLLKELDRELTNDFEKLVVVWTLDPSERDAYLAKEATKRWTKSNFVLVEIACTRSPKELVLAREAYHARYKKSLEEDVAYHTTGEHRKLLVALVSSYRYGGDEVDLRLAKAEAKILHEKISDKAYSDNEVIRILATRSKAQINATLNHYKDEYEEDILKQLEEGDEFVGLLRATIKGLVYTEHYFVEVLRDAINRRGTEEDHLTRVIATRAEVDMKTIADEYQKRDSIHLGRAIAKDTRGDYESMLLALLGQEED; encoded by the exons ATGGCTAGTCTTACTGTTCCGGCAGAAGTTCCTTCAGTAGCTGAAGACTGTGAACAACTCCGATCTGCCTTCAAAG GGTGGGGAACAAACGAGAAGTTGATCATATCAATTTTGGCTCATAGAAATGCTGCTCAACGCAAGTTGATTCAACAGACTTATGCTGAGACTTTTGGTGAAGATCTCCTTAAAGAGTTGGACAGAGAACTTACCAATGATTTTGAG AAATTGGTGGTAGTGTGGACATTGGATCCTTCAGAACGCGATGCCTATTTGGCTAAGGAAGCTACTAAGAGATGGACAAAAAGCAATTTTGTTCTTGTGGAAATAGCTTGTACCAGATCTCCTAAAGAATTGGTTTTGGCACGGGAAGCTTATCATGCTCGTTACAAGAAATCTCTTGAAGAGGACGTTGCTTATCACACTACTGGGGAACACCGCAAG CTTTTGGTAGCTCTTGTGAGCTCCTATCGATATGGAGGAGACGAGGTGGACTTGCGTCTTGCTAAAGCTGAAGCTAAAATACTGCATGAGAAGATCTCCGATAAGGCTTACAGTGACAATGAGGTCATCAGAATTCTAGCCACAAGGAGTAAAGCACAGATCAATGCTACTCTGAATCATTACAAAGATGAATATGAAGAGGATATCCTAAAG CAATTGGAAGAGGGGGATGAGTTTGTTGGACTATTGAGGGCAACCATAAAAGGTCTTGTCTACACCGAGCACTACTTCGTGGAGGTTCTTCGAGATGCAATTAACAGGAGAGGAACAGAGGAAGATCATCTGACCAGAGTTATCGCTACAAGGGCTGAGGTTGATATGAAGACTATCGCTGATGAGTACCAGAAGAGGGATAGCATCCATCTGGGTCGCGCCATTGCCAAAGATACAAGAGGAGATTATGAGAGTATGTTGTTGGCTCTGCTTGGACAAGAGGAGGACTAA